A genomic segment from Barrientosiimonas humi encodes:
- a CDS encoding DUF3566 domain-containing protein — translation MSSTPQRQGAGSDAASAAARSKDTAAAKLPRPGSGQRASRSEGSKGGGERGARPQRPQRQASGGRTSRSTPRRVRLTLSRIDPWSVMKIAFLLSVAAAIAGVIMVAVMWTVLSGMGVFSALQDMLGQLESGGGGSTFDLMDYIGFGRMVSLSVVIGVIDIVLLTAIATLAAFLYNICASLVGGIQLTLSDE, via the coding sequence GTGAGCAGCACCCCGCAGAGGCAGGGCGCCGGCAGTGACGCGGCGTCCGCCGCCGCGCGCAGCAAGGACACCGCGGCGGCGAAGCTGCCCCGACCGGGCAGCGGTCAGCGGGCGAGTCGCTCCGAGGGCTCCAAGGGTGGCGGCGAGCGGGGCGCCCGGCCCCAGCGGCCGCAGCGTCAGGCGAGCGGCGGTCGTACGTCTCGCTCGACTCCTCGCCGGGTGCGCCTGACCCTGTCGCGCATCGACCCGTGGTCGGTCATGAAGATCGCGTTCCTGCTGTCGGTGGCCGCGGCCATCGCCGGCGTGATCATGGTCGCGGTGATGTGGACCGTGCTGTCGGGCATGGGCGTCTTCTCGGCGTTGCAGGACATGCTCGGCCAGCTGGAGTCGGGCGGCGGCGGGTCGACGTTCGACCTCATGGACTACATCGGCTTCGGCCGCATGGTGTCGCTGTCGGTCGTCATCGGGGTCATCGACATCGTGCTGCTGACCGCGATCGCGACGCTGGCCGCGTTCCTGTACAACATCTGCGCCTCGCTCGTCGGCGGCATCCAGCTGACGCTGTCGGACGAGTAG
- the gyrB gene encoding DNA topoisomerase (ATP-hydrolyzing) subunit B — MADEPDTPDQTSSTPEPSVAERLPDDGSYGADAIQVLEGLEAVRKRPGMYIGSTGERGLHHLVTEIVDNAVDEYMAGHGDRIDVTLLADGGVRVVDHARGIPVELNEAYGMSTVELVLTQLHAGGKFGGGGYKVSGGLHGVGSSVVNALSTRLTAEVRRDGKIYRVEFEQGVPLAPLSVVGETEVDDTGTTITFWASGDIFETTEYDFETLRARFQQMAFLNKGLTITLTDERPREVEAGAEEEAQAEGEAAATERKPRSVSYRYDDGLLDYVKHLNSSKRSEPVHEDIIAFETSDEGRMLSLEVAMQWTGAFSESVHTYANAINTHEGGTHEEGFRTAMTSLINAFARQNKLVKDKDDNLTGEDIREGLTAVISVKVGEPQFEGQTKTKLGNSEVRGFVASAVRDQLGHWLEAHPREGKAIVQKAAQAAAARMAARKAREATRRKGLLETGGLPGKLKDCQSNDPTISEVFIVEGDSAGGSAVQGRNPYNQAILPIRGKILNVEKARIDKVLANNEVQALISGFGTGIGEDFDITRARYHKIVLMADADVDGMHIRTLLLTLLFRFMRPLIEAGYVYLAQPPLYRLKWSNAEHEFAFSDRERDVLVAEGQKNGRRLPKENGIQRYKGLGEMNYQELWETTMDPDHRVLLQVTLDDAAAADEIFSILMGEDVESRRGFIQRNAKDVRFLDI, encoded by the coding sequence GTGGCTGACGAGCCCGACACCCCCGACCAGACCTCGAGCACCCCGGAGCCGTCGGTGGCCGAGCGGTTGCCCGACGACGGCAGCTACGGCGCCGACGCGATCCAGGTCCTGGAGGGCCTGGAGGCGGTGCGCAAGCGCCCGGGCATGTACATCGGCTCCACCGGCGAGCGGGGCCTGCACCACCTGGTCACCGAGATCGTCGACAACGCGGTGGACGAATACATGGCCGGCCACGGCGACCGCATCGACGTGACGCTGCTCGCCGACGGCGGGGTGCGGGTCGTCGACCACGCGCGCGGCATCCCGGTCGAGCTCAACGAGGCGTACGGCATGTCCACCGTCGAGCTGGTGCTGACCCAGCTGCACGCGGGCGGCAAGTTCGGTGGCGGCGGCTACAAGGTGTCCGGCGGTCTGCACGGCGTCGGCTCCTCCGTCGTCAACGCGCTGTCGACGCGGCTGACCGCCGAGGTGCGCCGCGACGGCAAGATCTATCGCGTCGAGTTCGAGCAGGGGGTGCCGCTGGCGCCGCTGTCGGTCGTCGGCGAGACCGAGGTCGACGACACCGGCACCACCATCACCTTCTGGGCCAGCGGCGACATCTTCGAGACGACCGAGTACGACTTCGAGACGCTGCGCGCCCGGTTCCAGCAGATGGCCTTCCTCAACAAGGGGCTGACCATCACCCTCACCGACGAGCGGCCGCGCGAGGTCGAGGCGGGCGCCGAGGAGGAGGCCCAGGCCGAGGGCGAGGCGGCCGCGACCGAGCGCAAGCCGCGCAGCGTCAGCTATCGCTACGACGACGGTCTGCTCGACTACGTCAAGCACCTCAACTCCAGCAAGCGCAGCGAGCCGGTGCACGAGGACATCATCGCGTTCGAGACGAGCGACGAGGGCCGGATGCTCTCGCTCGAGGTGGCGATGCAGTGGACCGGCGCGTTCAGCGAGTCGGTGCACACCTACGCCAACGCCATCAACACCCACGAGGGCGGCACCCACGAAGAGGGCTTCCGCACCGCGATGACCTCGCTGATCAACGCCTTCGCCAGGCAGAACAAGCTGGTCAAGGACAAGGACGACAACCTCACCGGTGAGGACATCCGCGAGGGTCTGACCGCGGTCATCTCGGTCAAGGTCGGCGAGCCGCAGTTCGAGGGCCAGACCAAGACCAAGCTCGGCAACTCCGAGGTGCGCGGCTTCGTCGCCTCCGCCGTGCGCGACCAGCTGGGCCACTGGCTCGAGGCGCACCCCCGCGAGGGCAAGGCGATCGTGCAGAAGGCCGCGCAGGCGGCGGCCGCGCGGATGGCGGCCCGCAAGGCGCGCGAGGCCACCCGCCGCAAGGGCCTGCTCGAGACCGGCGGCCTGCCCGGCAAGCTCAAGGACTGCCAGAGCAACGACCCGACGATCTCCGAGGTCTTCATCGTCGAGGGCGACTCGGCCGGCGGCTCGGCGGTGCAGGGGCGCAACCCCTACAACCAGGCGATCCTCCCGATCCGCGGCAAGATCCTCAACGTCGAGAAGGCCCGCATCGACAAGGTGCTCGCCAACAACGAGGTGCAGGCGCTGATCTCCGGCTTCGGCACCGGCATCGGCGAGGACTTCGACATCACCCGCGCGCGCTATCACAAGATCGTGCTGATGGCCGACGCCGACGTCGACGGCATGCACATCCGCACCCTGCTGCTGACCCTGCTCTTCCGGTTCATGCGCCCGCTCATCGAGGCGGGGTACGTCTACCTCGCGCAGCCGCCGCTCTATCGGCTCAAGTGGTCCAACGCCGAGCACGAGTTCGCCTTCTCCGACCGTGAGCGCGACGTGCTGGTGGCCGAGGGCCAGAAGAACGGCCGGCGCCTGCCGAAGGAGAACGGCATCCAGCGCTACAAGGGTCTCGGCGAGATGAACTACCAGGAGCTGTGGGAGACCACGATGGACCCCGACCACCGGGTGCTGCTCCAGGTCACGCTCGACGACGCGGCCGCCGCGGACGAGATCTTCTCGATCCTGATGGGCGAGGACGTGGAGTCGCGGCGCGGGTTCATCCAGCGCAATGCCAAGGACGTGCGGTTCCTTGACATCTAG
- the gyrA gene encoding DNA gyrase subunit A translates to MTDDLPPEDEGTTAVGNRVDPVDLNTEMQRSYIDYAMAVIVSRALPDVRDGLKPVHRRIVYAMYDGGYRPDRGYNKCSRVVGDVMGQYHPHGDSAIYDALVRLVQPWSMRYPLVDGQGNFGSPGNDGAAAPRYTECRMAPLAMELVRDIDKDTVDFEPNYDGKTMQPSVLPARFPNLLVNGSAGIAVGMATQIPPHNLREVAAAAQWFLDNPEATREELLEKAIELVPGPDFPTGALIMGRKGIEQAYRTGRGSITMRAVVEVEEIQGRTCLVVSELPYQVNPDSLAEKIAMLVKEGKIGGIADLRDETSGRTGQRLVIVLKRDAVAKVVLNNLYKHTQLQQTFGANMLALVEGVPRTLPLSAFIRYWVDHQVEVIVRRTKFLLREAEERIHILRGLLKALDMLDEVIALIRASRSADAAREGIMELLGVDDVQARAILAMQLRQLAALERQRIVDEHDELQAKIDDYNDILAKPERQRQLIKDELAEVVDKYGDDRRTRIVPFDGDMNMEDLIPEEDVVVTITRGGYAKRTKLTEYRSQRRGGKGVRGAQLRGDDVVEQFFTTSTHNWLLFFTNHGRVYRIKAYELPEGSRDAKGQHVANMLAFQPDEQIAAVRSIKDYEQEPYLLLATQRGLVKKTRLTEYDSARSGGLIAVNLRDGDELVGAALASGSDDVLLVSRKGQSVRFHASDDVLRPMGRATSGVTGMKFRDGDDLLAMMVIHDDEDPDVFVVFENGLAKRTAASDYPVKGRATLGVKVAQLSDRGGDLVGALAVDEDDEVMVVMEKGKIVRSRVAEIRRTGRSTMGVQFATPASGDSIVAVARNTEREVEEEVEDAVASEESSDAPTPPASDAEPADSVEESVEVESTEVEAAPGDATDEMTDVEPGDDE, encoded by the coding sequence ATGACTGACGACCTTCCCCCCGAGGACGAAGGCACGACTGCGGTGGGCAACCGGGTCGACCCGGTCGACCTCAACACCGAGATGCAGCGCAGCTACATCGACTACGCGATGGCCGTCATCGTCAGTCGTGCGCTGCCGGACGTGCGCGACGGGCTGAAGCCGGTGCACCGGCGCATCGTCTACGCCATGTACGACGGGGGTTACCGGCCCGACCGCGGGTACAACAAGTGCAGCCGCGTCGTCGGTGACGTGATGGGTCAGTACCACCCGCACGGCGACAGCGCGATCTACGACGCGCTGGTGCGGCTGGTGCAGCCGTGGTCGATGCGCTACCCGCTCGTCGACGGGCAGGGCAACTTCGGCTCGCCGGGCAACGACGGTGCGGCGGCGCCGCGATACACCGAGTGCCGGATGGCGCCGCTGGCGATGGAGCTGGTGCGCGACATCGACAAGGACACCGTCGACTTCGAGCCGAACTACGACGGCAAGACCATGCAGCCGTCGGTGCTGCCGGCGCGCTTCCCGAACCTGCTGGTCAACGGCTCGGCCGGCATCGCGGTCGGCATGGCCACGCAGATCCCGCCGCACAACCTGCGCGAGGTGGCGGCGGCCGCGCAGTGGTTCCTCGACAACCCCGAGGCGACCCGCGAGGAGCTGCTCGAGAAGGCCATCGAGCTGGTGCCCGGGCCGGACTTCCCGACCGGCGCGCTGATCATGGGCCGCAAGGGCATCGAGCAGGCCTACCGCACCGGGCGCGGCTCGATCACGATGCGCGCGGTGGTCGAGGTCGAGGAGATCCAGGGGCGCACCTGCCTCGTGGTGTCCGAGCTGCCGTACCAGGTCAACCCCGACAGCCTCGCCGAGAAGATCGCGATGCTGGTCAAGGAGGGCAAGATCGGCGGCATCGCCGACCTGCGCGACGAGACCTCGGGGCGCACCGGTCAGCGCCTGGTCATCGTGCTCAAGCGCGACGCCGTGGCGAAGGTCGTGCTGAACAACCTCTACAAGCACACCCAGCTGCAGCAGACGTTCGGCGCGAACATGCTCGCGCTGGTCGAGGGTGTGCCGCGCACGCTGCCGCTGTCGGCGTTCATCCGCTACTGGGTCGACCACCAGGTCGAGGTCATCGTGCGGCGCACGAAGTTCCTGCTGCGCGAGGCCGAGGAGCGCATCCACATCCTGCGGGGCCTGCTCAAGGCCCTCGACATGCTCGACGAGGTCATCGCGCTCATCCGCGCCTCGCGCTCGGCCGACGCGGCCCGCGAGGGGATCATGGAGCTGCTGGGCGTCGACGACGTGCAGGCCCGCGCGATCCTCGCGATGCAGCTGCGCCAGCTGGCCGCCCTGGAGCGCCAGCGCATCGTCGACGAGCACGACGAGCTGCAGGCCAAGATCGACGACTACAACGACATCCTGGCCAAGCCGGAGCGCCAGCGGCAGCTGATCAAGGACGAGCTGGCCGAGGTCGTCGACAAGTACGGCGACGACCGGCGTACGCGCATCGTGCCGTTCGACGGCGACATGAACATGGAAGACCTGATCCCCGAGGAAGACGTCGTCGTGACGATCACCCGGGGTGGTTACGCCAAGCGCACCAAGCTCACCGAGTACCGCTCGCAGCGCCGCGGCGGCAAGGGAGTGCGCGGGGCGCAGCTGCGCGGCGACGACGTGGTCGAGCAGTTCTTCACCACGTCCACGCACAACTGGTTGCTGTTCTTCACCAACCACGGGCGGGTCTACCGGATCAAGGCGTACGAGCTGCCCGAGGGGTCGCGCGACGCCAAGGGTCAGCACGTGGCCAACATGCTGGCCTTCCAGCCCGACGAGCAGATCGCCGCGGTGCGCTCGATCAAGGACTACGAGCAGGAGCCCTACCTGCTGCTCGCGACGCAGCGCGGTCTGGTGAAGAAGACCCGGCTGACGGAGTACGACAGTGCCCGCTCCGGCGGGCTGATCGCCGTCAACCTGCGCGACGGGGACGAGCTGGTGGGCGCGGCGCTCGCGAGCGGCTCCGACGACGTGCTGCTGGTCTCGCGCAAGGGGCAGTCGGTGCGATTCCACGCCAGCGACGACGTGCTGCGGCCGATGGGCCGGGCGACCTCGGGCGTCACCGGCATGAAGTTCCGCGACGGCGACGACCTGCTGGCGATGATGGTCATCCACGACGACGAGGACCCCGACGTGTTCGTCGTCTTCGAGAACGGCCTGGCCAAGCGCACCGCCGCGTCCGACTACCCCGTGAAGGGGCGCGCCACGCTGGGCGTCAAGGTCGCGCAGCTGAGCGACCGCGGCGGCGACCTGGTGGGTGCGCTCGCGGTGGACGAGGACGACGAGGTCATGGTCGTCATGGAGAAGGGCAAGATCGTGCGCTCGCGGGTGGCCGAGATCCGGCGCACCGGGCGGTCGACGATGGGTGTGCAGTTCGCCACACCGGCCTCGGGCGACTCGATCGTGGCGGTCGCGCGCAACACCGAGCGGGAGGTCGAGGAAGAAGTCGAGGATGCCGTAGCGTCGGAGGAGTCCAGCGACGCCCCGACCCCGCCCGCCTCGGATGCCGAACCTGCTGACTCCGTCGAGGAGTCGGTCGAGGTGGAGTCGACCGAGGTCGAGGCCGCGCCGGGCGATGCGACCGACGAAATGACCGACGTTGAGCCGGGAGATGACGAGTGA
- a CDS encoding DMT family transporter — protein sequence MTTAPATTPTAPAPTAQRGRAWIALLVAGAFEVGYALSVNGSTGFTDPLWSVVAVVFFLFTLFFLSVALKQIDVGIGYAVWAGIGAIGAAVLGPVFFDETLTLVKGFWLAVIIAGVVWLKLADRPASA from the coding sequence ATGACGACCGCTCCCGCCACCACACCCACGGCCCCCGCCCCGACCGCGCAGAGGGGACGCGCCTGGATCGCGCTGCTGGTCGCCGGCGCGTTCGAGGTCGGCTACGCCCTCAGCGTCAACGGCAGCACCGGCTTCACCGACCCGCTCTGGTCGGTGGTCGCCGTGGTGTTCTTCCTGTTCACGCTGTTCTTCCTCAGCGTCGCGCTGAAGCAGATCGACGTGGGCATCGGCTACGCCGTGTGGGCCGGCATCGGCGCCATCGGCGCGGCCGTGCTCGGCCCGGTGTTCTTCGACGAGACGCTGACCCTGGTGAAGGGCTTCTGGCTCGCCGTGATCATCGCCGGCGTCGTCTGGCTCAAGCTCGCCGACCGTCCCGCATCAGCCTGA